Proteins encoded together in one Anticarsia gemmatalis isolate Benzon Research Colony breed Stoneville strain chromosome 1, ilAntGemm2 primary, whole genome shotgun sequence window:
- the LOC142976375 gene encoding trypsin CFT-1-like — MRALALLVLCVAAASADEFGNRIIGGSVTSIRNYPQMAGLMYAANQVNFRQGCGGAIVNQRSILTAAHCFDGVRNNIGRWRSRVGSDFAHSGGSVFNSAQIIIHPSYNAANLDADVAILRVSGTISYGTNVQPASIAGSNYNLGDNQVVWATGWGTTELGSPSEQLRHVQIWTVNQAVCRQRYGASRITDNMLCSGWLDVGGRDQCQGDSGGPLYHNGVVVGVCSWGWGCADPRYPGVNARVSRFTSWIQSNA; from the exons ATGCGTGCTCTAGCGTTGTTGGTACTTTGCGTGGCAGCTGCCTCAG CCGATGAATTCGGTAACAGAATTATTGGTGGCTCCGTCACCAGCATTCGCAACTACCCTCAAATGGCTGGTTTGATGTACGCCGCCAATCAAGTGAACTTCAGACAGGGCTGTGGTGGTGCTATCGTTAACCAAAGATCAATCCTTACTGCTGCTCACTGCTTTGA CGGCGTGAGGAACAACATCGGAAGATGGCGCTCCCGTGTCGGTTCAGACTTCGCCCACAGTGGTGGCTCAGTGTTCAACAGTGCCCAAATCATCATCCACCCTAGCTATAACGCCGCAAACTTGGATGCTGATGTCGCTATTCTGCGCGTCTCTGGCACCATCAGCTACGGCACCAATGTCCAACCCGCAAGCATTGCTGGCAGCAACTACAACTTGGGAGACAACCAGGTCGTATGGGCTACAGGATGGGGAACGACT gAATTAGGATCACCCTCTGAGCAACTCCGTCACGTTCAAATCTGGACCGTCAACCAGGCCGTCTGCCGTCAGCGTTACGGTGCATCAAGAATCACCGACAACATGCTGTGCTCCGGCTGGCTCGACGTCGGTGGTCGCGACCAGTGCCAGGGTGACTCCGGCGGTCCTCTCTACCACAACGGTGTTGTCGTTGGTGTCTGCTCATGGGGCTGGGGCTGTGCCGATCCCAGATATCCCGGTGTTAATGCACGTGTTTCCCGTTTTACTTCTTGGATCCAGTCTAACGCTTAA
- the LOC142976409 gene encoding trypsin, alkaline A-like: MRALVFLVLCVIAASADEASSRIMGGSITSIRNYPEMVALLHARNQANHRQFCGGMIITQRSILTAAHCFDDGRHVPAMWRMRVGSDYANSGGTVLVVAQMKIHPRYDRRNYDSDLAILRSTTNIRYGPGVQPATLASYNVADNQIVYATGWGRTEFGASSEQLRQVQIWTINQAVCRQRHPRITDNMLCSGWLNVGGRDQCDGDAGGPLYHNRYVVGVTSWGVYCADPYYPGVNVRVSRFVTWIRNNA, translated from the exons ATGCGTGCACTAGTGTTCTTGGTTCTTTGCGTGATAGCTGCCTCAG CTGATGAAGCTAGCAGCAGAATCATGGGTGGTTCCATCACCAGTATTCGCAACTATCCCGAAATGGTTGCTTTACTCCACGCCAGGAACCAAGCTAACCACAGACAGTTTTGCGGTGGCATGATCATTACCCAGAGATCTATTTTAACTGCTGCACATTGCTTTGA TGATGGCAGGCATGTCCCTGCCATGTGGCGTATGCGAGTAGGCTCTGACTATGCAAACAGCGGAGGCACAGTGCTCGTCGTTGCCCAAATGAAAATACACCCAAGATATGATAGAAGGAATTACGATTCAGATCTTGCAATTTTGCGCTCAACTACTAACATTCGTTATGGCCCTGGTGTTCAACCAGCAACACTTGCTAGCTACAATGTAGCTGATAACCAGATCGTGTATGCTACTGGTTGGGGTCGTACT GAATTTGGTGCAAGCTCGGAACAGCTTCGTCAAGTTCAAATTTGGACTATCAATCAGGCAGTCTGTCGCCAGCGTCACCCAAGAATTACTGACAACATGCTGTGCTCCGGCTGGCTCAACGTCGGTGGTCGTGACCAGTGCGATGGTGACGCCGGCGGTCCTCTCTACCACAACCGCTATGTGGTTGGTGTTACTTCGTGGGGTGTTTATTGTGCCGATCCTTATTACCCCGGAGTTAATGTACGTGTTTCCCGTTTTGTTACATGGATTCGAAACAACgcttaa